A region of the Channa argus isolate prfri chromosome 14, Channa argus male v1.0, whole genome shotgun sequence genome:
gatttttaaaaattttattttatattttgatttttttttgtttatggagtgatgtTGATAAATTGAAATGAGACACCTCTTGTGATCAGGGTCAAAGTGACCCatttaaagttaacaatctaaaaaaaatacttaaaagtaatttttcactttgaaacttctcctgcttggcttatttagtgtaatcaacatataaaataaaaatggttcagttcacatatttgtaaccccccctacatgtttttattacaaaggTACTGTttgggtcaatttgacccggcgGCAAAATGGAGGctaaaaactgtcagaaagatctactatttttttctttgcaactatgagacataatacgcccctgtctcacactcacactcacaaacacacactctctctctcacacgaCAGAGAGACAAACCTTTCACACATTGTAAATGTGTCTTTCCAAGCCAGAGTGTTTGTCCAAAGACAGATTCTCATTGAAGTATTATTTCAAGTTTGACTCATAAATGTTGAACTGAATAAAGTGtcattaagtttttgttttacctttttatccACTGTATCAAATGTGTTTCCTAACAACTGGACTCATGGATTGTTGGCTGAAAACCTTAAAATTTACCACAGAGATACATGATTAAAAAATTCAccacaaatatgaaatgtgcataaatgtgtttattgctttaatAAGTGTCCACTAATGATACATGTACATTAAAGTGCTAGAAACATACTTTACCTAAAGAGAAAACTCTGATCAAACAAATatggaattgtttttttagtcagataatattttctccaaaaaaatgtatattgtcTCTGGTGATCtcatgttatttaaaattttaattaacattcTCCAAAACAATTTGGAAGCTTTGACACTTCTCTGTAcagtgatttgatttaaaaacaacgTATTAATTTAAAGGACTAAAAGTGGGGGATATATATACTAAGACTGGTTAGTAGAGAActattgtttcttcatttcttcttgGTTTTTCTTCTTGAACGTCTCCATGAGATGGACACCGATGACAGCAGACACCATGATGATCAGACCAACGGAGAACACGACCGTCTTCACCAGGCAGTAAGAGAAACCAGCAGAGAGATTCTCTGAACCTGTAACAGCACATTACAGAGCAGACACAGCAGGTCAAAGTGTGACGCCACAGCACAACAGGAGTGAACGTGACAAATCAGTTTCTCATGTTACTGTATCTGAACTGCATGGTTTGTACTTCACTGTTTACTTAGGTGTTGTAACTTGGTTGGTCTCAGTACTGCTGAGATACATAAGCAATtcttagaaaaaagaaatgatttcagTTTAACTGGTTCCCAAACTGTGCATGAAGATGAAGTGAAGTTTTTACTCTCAGCACATTGTCCACTGTGATTTTTAACCAAACTATAATCTACATATTATTATatcttactgtgttttcttaccACAATGTCGGGGACAGAAATTCCaaatctttgtttgttcttggtttttAGTCCAGCTGACctggttgctatggttacagaTGATAGAGACATTAACCAGGTAGACTTGGAGAGAAGCACCAGaggctgtgacctttgacctctctccttcctcctggcTGCAGGTTTGGGTGTCGGATGTAAAAGTGCTGCTGATGTGAGAGTCCTGTgtcctgcaggtcacagtgaggttacagaggTTTGTGCTTCTGGACACAGAGTCCACTGTCAGCACGACTGGAGACACTGGATCTAAGGAAACAAGGTGCGGAGAGTTTAAGAAACATGACAGCAGATactttctgtcagtgtctgaaatgttcaCCAACCCACCTTGAACTGTGACTTTATATTCAGCgagtattttttgtttgttagttatCACTTGTGCAGTATAAAgtccactgtctgtctcttgtAGATTCTTCAGTTTCACAGAGTAATTTTCCACAGAGAACTCAACTCTTCCAGTGTAACGTTTAGAGACTATTGGTTCTgatttaggtgtgaatgttactAAAACATTTTCCCTGAATTTccatacaaataatacaaatttctCAGGAACATCATCTTTCCTGACTTCCAGAAGAACATCATGACccttctgcacaaacacaggagtcacagctgtggatcctgcaaagactggaaacacatGTAGAACatgattatttctaaaataacaccacattttaacaaaagaataaaatggcATTGAGCAATAACCGTGTTAAAACAAGCATGACTTTACCAGAATAACAGTGTTTGCTGCAGTTACAGAGATAATGACCATTAAAATgctaagaaaacagacaaacacactgagcacaCTGCTGTTAACGTTTCTGTTTgtgactgtttgtcttcatacatttaaagtcaaaatttGAACCTTTAGGTTTTGTAATATGCAAAAGAATGTGTCCTGGTGTTTGCTCCACAACTGCAACACAAGAATAAAACTGAGTAAATTATATTCACAATACgtacaggaaacagactttcaaaataaaagcgtttcatcatacttttttaaatgctaaaattagtttgtggtgaagtccatgtacagtggaaacacacacacaactacacacacagagacaggaaacacactttcaaattaaaagtcatttacatcctttttttcactttattaaaatggtaactttatttataataatttactttacacttttaatgtCAACGTTTTATTTAGCTTATTTGTTGCTTTTAAGTTTGAATATCAACATTTTACTCCTTAACTTCTTACTATGTTTCTTTCTaccttttttaacttttgttaattCACCTTTTCCtcgactttttttctttctcttcttcttttgtcatcttgtcttgttcttttttatttatctcttcGTCTTCTGCATCTTTTCAAAGTTTTCACATTTGCCTCCACGtttgcagctttaaatgtgCAAACTTGTCGACTCTCTGCAGCTTCTAAACGGTCGGCATCTTCCGGGCAACTTGACacctctcccacgtaatttcgtctgaaatttcattttctatttctatttcagaTCTTGTCTCTGGATTTAGACTGAAATTAATTGAAACTTATAGTAAATTAATTCACTATATTGTATTAGTCCAGGCTTTGACTCATttcaactctgtgtgttctttcagtaGCTCACTGCACTTGTTAACCAGACCCATATGAAACTTCAGCCGTGATGTTGTGTTAAAACTGCTGTGTATCTTTTAAAGATACAGTGTGTGTAAGAGACAGAGATCTGGTCTTACCTGTACCTTTATGCAGACCACCAGTCCCTTCAGCAGTGGCTTCACTAATTACAAATTGCAttacaactgtgagattggtggacaactgctctatcttcctgcgcTACAGTCGCCGCACATGAGGACATGAACTTCTCTGTTCACGGCTCCTCTTTAAGCTCAGtttaaatgcttgtttttcagGCTCTGTTGATAAAGATTtgtgaatacatttgtaaatatccattaaatatgatggaCATTAGAACTGTAATCTGTTTCAGAGAAGGtgaatacataaaaacactttaatataactttaatattttgtgtatttacttCTGGTTaacttggtttgtttgttgcagCTTGATTTGGtcaagtttcatttttttcttgctctgttTTAGGTTCATTATACCACTAGGTGGCTCTCTGTGCTTAGCCAACCTCTTCTGCTCTCACACTTTATTCAGTACATCTTGTTATTGCTGAATATTCTGTAtcaagataaaaacataaagggaaaacaaagtgaaaaaaagttcataGACCTACAGTATTGTTCATTATGCTGGTTGTGTATTTGATCCAAAAGTACAGCACGTAACAAAAAGATGTATCTGCCTGCAGTTCACATGAAAATAAAGAT
Encoded here:
- the LOC137140655 gene encoding SLAM family member 9-like isoform X7 — protein: MQFVISEATAEGTGGLHKGSTAVTPVFVQKGHDVLLEVRKDDVPEKFVLFVWKFRENVLVTFTPKSEPIVSKRYTGRVEFSVENYSVKLKNLQETDSGLYTAQVITNKQKILAEYKVTVQDPVSPVVLTVDSVSRSTNLCNLTVTCRTQDSHISSTFTSDTQTCSQEEGERSKVTASGASLQVYLVNVSIICNHSNQVSWTKNQEQTKIWNFCPRHCGSENLSAGFSYCLVKTVVFSVGLIIMVSAVIGVHLMETFKKKNQEEMKKQ
- the LOC137140655 gene encoding SLAM family member 9-like isoform X6, which translates into the protein MQFVISEATAEGTGGLHKGTGSTAVTPVFVQKGHDVLLEVRKDDVPEKFVLFVWKFRENVLVTFTPKSEPIVSKRYTGRVEFSVENYSVKLKNLQETDSGLYTAQVITNKQKILAEYKVTVQDPVSPVVLTVDSVSRSTNLCNLTVTCRTQDSHISSTFTSDTQTCSQEEGERSKVTASGASLQVYLVNVSIICNHSNQVSWTKNQEQTKIWNFCPRHCGSENLSAGFSYCLVKTVVFSVGLIIMVSAVIGVHLMETFKKKNQEEMKKQ
- the LOC137140655 gene encoding SLAM family member 9-like isoform X5; amino-acid sequence: MPFYSFVKMWCYFRNNHVLHVFPVFAGSTAVTPVFVQKGHDVLLEVRKDDVPEKFVLFVWKFRENVLVTFTPKSEPIVSKRYTGRVEFSVENYSVKLKNLQETDSGLYTAQVITNKQKILAEYKVTVQDPVSPVVLTVDSVSRSTNLCNLTVTCRTQDSHISSTFTSDTQTCSQEEGERSKVTASGASLQVYLVNVSIICNHSNQVSWTKNQEQTKIWNFCPRHCGSENLSAGFSYCLVKTVVFSVGLIIMVSAVIGVHLMETFKKKNQEEMKKQ